In the Sinomonas cyclohexanicum genome, GTGTGGGCCTCGCGTGCCTCGCCTGGCCCGTCGTGACATGGTTCTCGTCGCGGGCGTGGAAGCCGTTCCTGTGGCTCGCCATCCTCGTGACCATCGTCGGCCTCGCGCCGGACGCCTGGATCCTCTACAAGGGCCAGCCCGCCAACGCCATCGGCGTGCTCGTACTCATGCACTTCGCGGTGGCACTCATCACCTACCCGGCGCTCGTCTTCATCGCCCCGCAGCGTCGCGCCGAAGCCCAGCCCCGCCGAGCCTAGCCCGCCGAAGCGGAGGCATCAGAGGCCGCCGCTGAAGAGGCCGGTCCCTCTCAGGGGCCCGGCCTCTTCGGACCTGCCTCATACGCGTGCACGGACCAGCGCCATCATCTCCCGCAGGAATGCCGCGATGTCCATGGGCCACCGCGAGGTGACGAGGTTCCGGTCGACCACCACCTCGGCGTCTTCCCAGAGCCCGCCGGCCGCCGTGATCTCCTCGGGGACGCCGTCGCCCCAATACGATGTGAGCCGCCTCCCGTCCAGGACGCCTGCCGAGACGAGCAGATACGGGCCGTGGCAGATCGCGGCGACGGGCTTGTTCGCGGCGAAGAATGAGCGGGCGATCTCCACGGCGTGGGCATGATGCCTGACCGTGGTGGGCGCGCCGTCGGGCTTGCCGCCGGGCACCAGGAGGAGGTCGTAGTCGTCCGGATCGACCTCGTCGATGCGCTTGTTCGCGACGATGAAGTACCAGTTGCTCTCGCCGGTGATCTTTCCCGCTTCCGGAGCGGCGATGTCCACCTTCCACCCGGCCTCGACGAGGCGGAAGACCGGGACATACAATTCCAGATCCTCGAATTTGTCCGCGGAGAGGACAACCGCTTTCGGCGCCTTGTCATCGGAGGATTGGGGAATGACGCCGTATTCACTAGCTGTCATGCCCTCATTTTAGAAGCGCGGTCAAGGCGCGGGCCGGGGTGCTGCGGCGGTGCGGTGCTCCGCCTCTTGGACGAGGTCATCCACGAGTCCCCGCAGGGTCTCGACG is a window encoding:
- a CDS encoding type 1 glutamine amidotransferase domain-containing protein codes for the protein MTASEYGVIPQSSDDKAPKAVVLSADKFEDLELYVPVFRLVEAGWKVDIAAPEAGKITGESNWYFIVANKRIDEVDPDDYDLLLVPGGKPDGAPTTVRHHAHAVEIARSFFAANKPVAAICHGPYLLVSAGVLDGRRLTSYWGDGVPEEITAAGGLWEDAEVVVDRNLVTSRWPMDIAAFLREMMALVRARV
- a CDS encoding DUF6069 family protein, which encodes MTSQQRTHARTDSTTARLFRALDLDFPRGRNQPALVRWILASVVAVVVSVLACGALAAAGVAWFPETAGYEHFGFVDYTKLTVIGVGLACLAWPVVTWFSSRAWKPFLWLAILVTIVGLAPDAWILYKGQPANAIGVLVLMHFAVALITYPALVFIAPQRRAEAQPRRA